GCACCCGTGCTGCACTACCTGCCGCAGTTCGCCATGCTGTCCCCGGGCTACCGCGACATCACGGTGCGGCACCTGCTGAACCATGCGTCGGGGCTGCCCGGCACCCACACCCACAACCTGTTTTCGTTTGCCCCGCAACCGGGCTATGCGGCCGAACTAGAGGCTGCATTGGCCGACGTGCACCTGAAGCACGCGCCCGGCGCCATGGCGGTGTACTGCAACGATGGTTTCACCCTCGTCGAGCGCATCGTGCTCGCGGTCACCGGGCAGGCCTATCCGGCGTTCGTGCAGTCGGCCATCCTCAACCCGCTGGGCATGGCGCGGTCGGGCTACACGCTGCAGCCCCTGCCCCCAGGCAGCTTTGCCCACGGCTACATCGGTGATGCCCGCCAGGGCCAGGAGTTTGTGATGGGCTACGCCACCAGCGGGCTGTGCACCACCCCGGGCGACATGATGAAGCTGGCCGCCCTGCTGATGCGGGGAGGTGAACTGGACGGCCAGCGCATCGTCTCGAAAGCCGCCGTGACCGAAATGGGCAGCACGCAGCACCAGGACATGCGCCTGAGCCACCTCACCCCCGACTGGCACGCGGGCCTTGGCTGGGACAGCACCCAGCACCCGGGACTGGACGCCGCAGGCTTTGTGGCCTGGCAAAAGAGCGGCAACACGATGTTCTACGCCAGCGACTTCTACGTGCTGCCGCAAGCGGGCCTGGCGCTGCTGATCACTGGCAGTGCGCCCGGCTTCAAGCCGGGACCCGTTGCCGAAGGCATCCTGCTGCGCGCGCTGCACGAAATAGGGCAGCTGCGCATGCTGCCACCCAAGGTATCGGCGGCCTTCCCGGCGCAGGCCACCATCTCCTCCAGCGCGGTGGACGCCCTGCTAGGCATCTACGGCTGCTCCGCACGTCCCATCAAAGCCAGCTCGCCCGACAGCCAGCAGGTGGATTTGTCGATCTGGTCCGCCAAGGCCCAAGGATGGGAGTCCCTGTGCACCGGGCTGCGCCTGTGCAGCGATGGCTGGTGGTGGTCGGACGCCCAGCCCCGCACGCAGTACCGCTGGGAGCAGGTCGAAGGCCGCCGCTACCTGCTTGCGCGCGAGACAGCCACGGCCGGGCACTACGGGGTTGCCACGACGGTGGCACAGCAGATGCAGCGGGCCCCCGCACCGCTCCCGCCGCAGTGGTCGGCGCGGCTGGGCAGCACGTGGCTGCTGGCCAACGAGGCGCCCGACTCCATCCCGCTGGCCATGGGCGTGGGGGCCGCCTCCCTGCAGGAGCTGCCAGACCTGCCCGGCTACCTGCTCTGGGACGACAGGCAGTTCCTGCTCCCCCTGTCGGCAGACCGCGCGGGCATGGCGGTGCAGGTGCCCCACAACGCGGGCCGCGACCTGGTGGAGCTGGTGGTGCACACGCACGACAAGGACGAGTGGGTGCACGCCGCAGGCTGGATGTATCGCCGCCACGATTGAGCCGCCCTGCCCCCGTGCAATGTGCGGGCAATGCGCACACACTGTGCGTTTTGTGCGACACATCGGCCAGCGCCGCGCCCCCTGCGCTTGCCACGCGCAGCACGCCTCGCCACAATCGCGCCTTCTTTCAGCACTGCGCGGCCATGTCGGCCAGCCCCTGAGAGCCCTGGAGGTCACCGCTATGTTTGTTCCCTTGTTCGCTCCCGCCTGACCACTGTCCACCGCCCCGGCTGGACTGTGTTTTCACGCATCCAGCCACGGCAGACAAGCGACCTCCTGCACCTTGTGCAGCGCTCCACAAGCCCTGGCTAATTTGCCGGGGTTTTTTGTTTGTGGAACGCACACCATGAGTGCCAAAAAACTGTCTCGGGCCTTCGCCCAGGGTGAAATCAAGAAGCTGCGCCGCATGAAGCAGCCCCTGGTGCTGAAGCTCGAAGCCTCGGGCCCGCCCCGAAACCCTGTGGCCGCAGCGCTGGCCCAACGCAGCCTGTCCAGCGCGGCAGGCAAGCACATCCGAACCCGTGGGGCCCAGCGCCGCGCGGACAACGTCGCCCTGCGCAAGGCGATCCAGAACCCCTTTTTGAACGATTGACATGAATCCCTTCAACAACCCACTGCCGCCACACCAGCGGCATCCCACTCCGCATCCGGCGCTGGCCGGTGCGCCAACGCTGGCAGCGCATCCATCCCCGATGCACTCAGCGCACCCTGTGCGTGCCCAGACAGCCGCGACCATCACGCCAGTTGCCAGCAGCGCAGAGCTGGCCCAGCGCCAGCAGGCTTTGGCGCGCGCGGCGTTGCAACTGAAAGCCGAGCTTTTCGGCATCGACGACGTGATCGACCGCGTGATCAATGCCATCCGCGCCTGGTACGTGCTGCCACAGCTCATCACCCGGCCGGTCATCGTCTGCCTGTGGGGCCTGACCGGCACGGGCAAGACGCAGCTCACGCGGCGGCTGGCCCAGCTGCTGGGCTTTTACGACCGGTTTGTGGAAGTGCAGATGGACGGCTTCAGCCACGGCGCGAGCTACCGCAGCTCGTCCATCTCGGGCATGCTGGGCGACTCGGGCGTCCACGAGGGCATGCCGGGCATCCTGGTACTGGACGAGTTCCAGCGGTTTCGCACAGTGGACACCAAGGGCGCCGACGTGAAGGTGGAGCGCTACCAGGACGTGTGGACGCTGCTGTCCGATGGGCGCCTGCCACCCGCGTTGAGCGCGCTGTCCAACATCGAGCGCAAGCTGGCCGATGCGCACTACGAGGCTGAGCGCGCCGAAGATGGCGATGACGACCGCGCAGGCAAGAAGCCCTACCGCTTTCAGCTGGACGCCTGGGATGCGCAAGAACTCAAGCGCATGCTGAAGCTGCAGGAGCCGCTGTCCGCCATCATGCAGTGGCCGCCCGCCAAGGTGCAGGCGCTGTTTGCCAGCTTTCAGCAGTCCAGCCATGCGTGGGAGACCGACTACAGCAAGCTGCTGGTGTTTGTATGTGGCAACCTCGACGAGATGTACCACGAGACCGCACAGCGTGTAGAAGACTGCGACACCGATGCCGACATCTTTCACCGCCTAACCCGCAAGCTCTCGCTCATCGATGTGAAGAAGGCGCTGGGCGAGCGCTTCAAGCCCGAGCAGATCGCACGGCTGGGCAATGAACATGTGGTCTACCCGTCGTTCAGCAAGGCGACGTATGAGCGCCTCATCCATAACCTGTGCACACGCTATGTGGACGATATTGCCGCGCAGTGTGGCGTGCGGTTTGCCATTGGGCAGGATGTGCTGAGCGAGCTGTATGCCAATGCGGTGTTCCCTGCGCAGGGCACGCGGCCATTGTTCTCCTCAGTGCACGCGATCCTGAGCGCCAACCTGGTCAACGCCGCGTTGTGGGTGGTGCAAGAGCAGCTTTCGCTGGAGCAAGAGTTCGCCATTCACCTGGCGCCCGACAAGCGCCACCTGCTGGTGTCGGGCCAGGGGCCTTCGGGCCCAGTGCAGGCCGCGTTTGCGGTGACGCTGGAGCTGAACCGGCTCAAACAGCGGGCCAACGCAGACTTTCGGGCCTTGCTGGCCGTGCATGAGGCGGGCCACGGGTTGGCCTATTGCGTGTTGTTCGGGCACGCTCCGCAAGAGGTGAAGATCAACATCGCCTCGTTCGAGGGCGGGTACAACAGCTTCTCTAGCCTCAAGGCCACCACGCGCCAGAACGCGCTCGACATGATGTGCGTAGGCCTGGCAGGCCGCGTGGCGGAGGAACTGGTGTTTGGCGAAATGGCCTGCACCACCGGGGCCGAGCAGGACTTCAAGCAGGTGACGGCCGAAGCGGCGCGCTACATCCGCCACCATGGCTTTGGCGCGCGGCTGGCCCGCACCGATGTCACCGTGGAGATGGACAACCACATCAACACCGACATCGACCCCAGCAACGAAGCCATCGAGGCGCTGATGCAGCAGCAATACCAGCGCGCCCAGGCCCTGCTGACCACGCACCATGAGGCGCTGGGGCGCACGGTGGACGCGTTGCTGGCACACGGCACCATCGCCCCGGCGGAGATGGTGGCGCTGCTGCAATGCTGCGGCATTGCACTGGCGTCTCCGTCGGATGCCGCAGGCACCCTGCCCGAAGAAGGCCTGGTGCTGGAGCCGTTTGGTGCCAAACTCAGCGCGTTTCGCGCACGCGGGGCGGCGTCCGCTGCACCCCAGCTGGCGTGACACCCAGCACGAGAGACCAAGGCTCAAGGATCGACATGGCCAGCGGGTTTTCCGAGTCCGGCGACGGGCTGCACTACGCCGAGCACATCTCGGTGCCGATGCGCCTCGGAAGACGCTCCCCACCATGTGCTGCGCCTGACAGCGCGTGGCGAGCGCCCCCTGCAGCTGGGGGGTTTGACCAGCGGGAAGAAGCCGAACGCTGGCGCTGCCGCATCGCGGCGCTGTTCGATGCTCACCCTGGCTGAGCGTACAAATCCCGGCACCCGGTCCCTAAGGACACTTATCATTCGCACCTCCGCGCATTACCACCACCGCCCCAACCACCCTCCTCCATGTCCGCCGTTTTCAACTTCACCTTCGTCCCCTGGTTCCGCTCGGTGGCGCCGTACATCCACAAGTTCCGCAACCAGACGTTTGTGATCGGGCTGACGGGTGAGGCGATTGCGGCCGGCAAGCTGCACAGCATTGCGCAAGACCTGGCACTGATCCAGGCCATGGGCGTGAAGATCGTGCTGGTACACGGCTTTCGCCCGCAGGTGAACGAGCAGCTGGCGGCCAAGGGGCATGCGGCCAAGTATTCGCATGGCATCCGTATTACCGACTCTGTGGCTCTCGACTGCGCGCAAGAGGCCGCTGGGCAGCTGCGCTACGAGATCGAGGCCGCCTTCAGCCAGGGCCTGCCCAACACGCCGATGGCGGGCGCCACGGTGCGCGTGATCTCGGGCAACTTCCTCACGGCGCGGCCCGTGGGCATTGTGGATGGGGTGGACTTCCAGCACTCGGGCCTCGTGCGCAAGGTGGATGTGGCCGGCATCCAGCGCACTCTGGACATGGGCGCGCTGGTGCTGCTGTCGCCGTTTGGCTTCTCGCCCACGGGTGAGGCCTTCAACCTCAGCATGGAAGAAGTGGCCACCAGCGTCGCCATTGAGCTGCGGGCCGACAAGCTGATCTTTTTGACCGAGGTGCAGGGCATCCGCATGTCGCCCACCGAGCCCGAGAGCGACGACAACCCCATCGACACCGAGCTGCCGCTGGCCGCCGCGCAGGCCCTGCTGGCCCAGTTGCCGCCCGCCCAGCAGCCCACGGACACGGGCTTTTACCTGCAGCACTGCGTGAAGGCCTGCAAGGCCGGCGTGGAGCGCAGCCACATCTTGCCGTTTGCGGTGGATGGCTCGCTGCTGCTGGAGGTGTACGTGCACGACGGCATCGGCACCATGGTCATCGACGAAAAGCTGGAAGAGCTGCGCGAGGCCACGATTGATGACGTGGGCGGCATCCTGCAGCTGATCGAACCCTTCGAGAAGGACGGCACGCTGGTCAAGCGCGACCGCACCGAGATCGAGCGGGACATCGCCACCTACACCATCATCGAACACGACGGCGTGATCTTTGGCTGCGCCGCGCTCTACCCCTACCCCGAGGCCAAGACGGCGGAGATGGCCGCCGTAACGGTATCGCCACAAAGCCAGGGCACGGGCGACGGCGAAAAGCTGCTCAAGCGCATCGAGCAGCGTGCACGCTTGCTGGGGCTGGACAGCATCTTTGTGCTGACCACCCGCACCATGCACTGGTTCATCAAGCGCGGCTTCTCGCCGGTAGACCCTGACTGGCTGCCCGACGCCCGCAAGCGCAAGTACAACTGGGACCGCAAGAGCCAGGTGCTGGTCAAGAAGCTCTAAGCACGGGTGAAAGTCTCGCGTGCGGTCGCCACGGCGCGCGCCACCTGGGCAATCGCCGCATCCCGTTGCTCGCCTGACGCTGTAGAGCGCGTGAGGTAACAGGTCACCAACATCGGCGCGCCGCCGCCCTGCGGCCACAGCACGCCGATGTCGTTGGCCGTGCCGCTGTCGCCCGCCGTGCCCGTCTTGTCGCCAACCTTCCAGCCAGGCACACCGGCGCGCAGCCGTTTGTCGCCCGTGCTGGTCTCCACCAGCCAGCGCTGCAGCCAGGCCCGGGACATGGGGCTGAGCGCGTTGCCCAGCACCAGTTTCTGCAGGGTCTGCAGCATGGCAAGCGGCGTGGTGGTGTCACGCGGGTCGCCCACGGCAGCCTCATTCAGCGTGGGCTCGGTGCGGTCCAGCCGCGTGATCGGGTCACCCAGCGAACGCACGAATGCGGTGAACCCGGCAGGCCCCCCATGGCGGGCCAGCAACACATTGGCGGCGGTGTTGTCGCTCAGGCTCACGGTGGCAGCGCACAGCTCTCCCACCGTCAGACCGCCACCGTCGCCCGCGCGCGCACCGCTGACGGGCGAGTACGCCACCACGTCGGCCGCGGCGTAGTGCACACGCGCATCCAGCCGCTCCTTGCCCTGGTCCACCAGCGCCAGCATCCAGCCCGCCAGCACGGCCTTGAAAGTGCTGGCCATGGCAAAACGCTCGTCCTGCCGCCAGCCCAGGGCCAGGCCCGATCCGGTATCGAGCATGGCCACACCCAGGCGGCCCTGTGCAGTGCGTTCGATGCTGGCGAGGGCTTCGTTCCACGCGCGGGTGGTCTGGTCGCGCCGGTCGGGGTTGCGGACGGCAGCGCAACCCCACAAAGGCAGGGTCGTGGCGGCCATCAAACCCAAGGAAAACTGTCTTCTTTGCATATCGATGGAAAGCGTGGTGAGGAACAAGGCCCGAACGATACGGAGGTTCAGCCCCCAGCACCATCGACAATAATTGCCAAAAGCCCCAAGAAAAACTTTGACCTTTTGGCACCATGCACTTGCCGCTCAACGCCCTGCGTGCCTTCGAGGCCTCGGCCCGCCACCTGAACCTGACGCGCGCCGCCCAGGAGCTGCACGTGACCCAGACCGCCGTGAGCCAGCACATCCGCAAGCTGGAAGACCGGCTGGGCAAACCGCTGTTCCGGCGCCTGCCGCGCGGCCTGGCGCTGACGGACGAAGGCCAGGCGCTTCTGCCCGTGGTGGTGGAGTCGTTCGGCAACCTTCAGCGCGCCCTGGAGAAGCTGGGCGACACCCGCCCACGCGAGGTGCTGACCGTGGGGGCCGTGGGCACCTTCGCGGTGGGCTGGCTGCTGCCACGGCTGCGCGACTTTCAGCAGGCCTGCCCGTTTGTGGACCTTCGCCTGCTCACGCACAACAACCGGGTTGACATGGCGGGCGAAGGGCTGGACTACGCCATCCGCTTTGGCGACGGTGCCTGGCACGGCACGCAGGCCGACCGCATCATGGATGCGCCCATGTCCGTGATGTGCTCGCCCGCCCTGGCCCACGGCCTGCGCACGGCGGCCGACCTGGCGCGCCAGCCTTTGCTGCGCAGCTACCGCACCGACGAATGGACGGCCTGGTTCGAGGCTGCGGGTGCGCCCTGCCCCGTGGTGCGTGGCGCGGTGTTCGACTCGTCCCTGACGCTGGCCGAGGCGGCGGCGCAGGGCGCGGGCATGGCACTGTTGCCAGTGAAGATGTTCGCGCGCGAACTGCAGCAGGGCCGCCTGGCGCAGCCCTTTGCGCAAGAGCTGCACCGGGGCGCCTACTGGCTGACGCGGCTGCAGTCCCGCCCTGCCACGGGGGCCATGACGGCGTTTCGGGACTGGCTGCTGGCGCAGGCCAGCGCCGGGGCGGGGGGCAGCACTGGTACCAGCACCAGCGCAGAGAAATTGGAGTGATTTAGGTCAGTAGCGCTAGTGCATATTGCGCTAATAGCTATCAATTAGATAGCAAACAATCCGAAGGCATCGATACGCGCTATGGGACGATGCGCCACCCGGGCGCCCGGCGGAATCAAAAACCCATCGCCGTCACATCCACCGCGTCCACCTGCCCCGCCTCCAGAAACTGTTCGCCATACCGCAGGTACACCCGCTCCCGCACAAACACCTCGAACAGGTCGGGGTCGATGTGCCCGTTGTCGCGCATCTTGCACATGATGGCGATTGCTTGCGACAAGGTCATGCCGCTCTTGTAGGGCCTGTCTGCGGCCGTTAGCGCCTCAAAGATGTCGGCAATGCCCATCATGCGGGCCTGCAGCGACATCTGCTCGCGCGTGAGGCCGCGCGGGTAGCCCTTGCCATCCATGCGCTCGTGGTGGCCGCCCGCGTATTCGGGCACGTTTTGGAGGTGGCGCGGCCAGGGCAGCGTCTCCAGCATCTTGATGGTGGCGACGATGTGATAGTTGATGGTGTCGCGCTCGGCCTGGTTCAGCGTGCCGGAGCGGATGGTGAGGTTCTCCACTTCTTCGGCCGTCAGAAAGCTCGTCTGCACCCCTTGCGGGTTGCGCCAGTGGCGCATGGCGGCAATGTCACGCACGCGCTGCTGGTCCTCGGGGCGCATGGCCTCGGTGCCGGTGTTGCAGCGGCGCAGAAACTCACGGTCTTCCTCCAGCGCATGGATGTCGTGTTGCAGGGCCTGCAGCTCCTGCCCCTCGGCCCGCGCGTCCACCACCGGGCGCAGCGCCAGCTGGCGGCGCAGCGCGGCCAGCTCGGCGTCGCGCTTGAGCACCTCAAACCGCGTGTCCACCAGGCCGATGCGGTCGTAGATGGTCTGCAGCTTGGTGGCTTTGTCCACCACATGCACGGGGGTGGTGATCTTTCCGCAGTCATGCAGCAGACCTGCCATCTTGAGCTCGTAGCGGTCGCGGTCGCTCATCTTGAACGCGGCCAGCGGCCCCTCGCGGGTTGCATCCACGGCTTCGGCCAGCATCATTGTGAGAGCGGGTACGCGCTGGCAGTGGCCGCCGGTGTAGGGCGATTTTTCGTCGATGGCCAGGTTGATCAGGTTCACGAACGACTCGAACAGGCGCTCCAACTGCGTGATGAGCAGCCGGTTGGTGAGCGCAATGGCCGCCTGCGAGGCCAGCGACTCGGCCAGGCTCTGGTCGGCCTGCGAGAAGGTGATGACCTCGCCCGTGTCCGGGTCGCGCGCATTGATGAGCTGCAGCACGCCGATGAGTTCAAGGTCATGGTTCTTCATCGGCACCGTGAGGAACGACTGCGACCGGTAGCCCGTGCGCTGGTCAAACGCGCGTGTGCCCGAAAAATCAAACCCTGCGGCGCTGTAGGCGTCGGCAATGTTCACCGTGCGGTCGTGGATGGCCGCGTGCGCCGCCACCAGCGAATCATTGGGCCCGCCGTCGGCCGTACGCAGGGGCAGCAGCGGCAGGTCGATGGGCTTGCCGGTGGTGCCTCCCAGGCTGATGCCGAGGGAGTCGGTGCGCAGGATCTCGAACTTGAGCGCCGACTGGTCATCCGTCACGCTGTAGAGCGTGCCGCCGTCGGCACCCGTGATGGTCTTGGCGGCCTCCAGGATGTTCTCCAGCAGCCGGTCGATGTCCCGCTCGCGCGAAAGCGCGGCGCCGATGCCGTTGAGCTGCTCCAGCCGACGGAACAGATTGAGAGTGGATTCCTTGCTCATGCGACCACCTTGCAAGCAGCGTTGGTAACCCCGCATCGTAACGAAAGGTGACAGCTATCATCACCCTTCCTGTTTCAAAAACGCCCAATTCGTGGACTCGGTCACACCCCGCTTTCTCACCGCCGCGCTTTACCAGTTTGTGGACCTGCCAGACTTTGCGGCCCTGCGCGAGCCTCTGCAGACCCTGTGCGACGCGAACGGCGTGCGCGGCATGCTGCTGCTGGCGCCCGAGGGCATCAACGGCACCATTGCGGGCGAACCGCAGGGTGTGCACGCCGTGCTGGCGTGGCTGCGCAGCGACGCGCGCTTTACCGCCCTGCAGCACAAGGAGGCGCTGGCCGAGCGCATGCCCTTCTACCGCATGCGCGTGCGCCTCAAGCGCGAGATCGTCACCCTGGGCGTGCCGGGCCTGAACCCTGCGCGCAACGCGGGCACCTATGTGAAGCCCGAGGACTGGAACGCCCTCATCGACGACCCTGGCGTGGTGGTGGTAGACACACGCAACGACTATGAAGTGGGCATTGGCACGTTTGAGCGCGCCATCAACCCGCACACGCAGACCTTTGCAGAGTTTCCGGCCTGGGTCGAAAAAGAGAAACAACCCGGTGGCGTGCTGGCAGGCAAGCCCAAAGTCGCCATGTTCTGCACCGGCGGCATCCGCTGCGAAAAGTCCACCGCCTTCCTCAAATCGCAAGGCTTTGACGAGGTTTACCACCTCGAAGGCGGCATCCTCAAATACTTGGAAACCGTGCCCGAAGAAGACAGCCGCTGGCACGGCGACTGTTTTGTGTTCGACGAACGCGTGTCGGTAGGCCATGGCCTCGCACCGGGCCACCACCAGCTGTGCCGCTCCTGCCGCATGCCCCTGGGCGAGGCCGAACTGCAGTCACCGCACTATGTGCCCGGCGTAAGCTGCCCCTATTGCCACGGCACCCGCACGCCCGAGCAGGAACGTGCCCTGGCCGAGCGCGAGCGGCAGATGCAGCTGGCCCGGCAGCGCGGGCAAGAACACATCGGCGCGCAGCAACCCGGCCGCCCCCCGCGCACTGCGGCCAAGGACGCCGGTGACGACGGCGTGGATGGCACAACGTGACCGCCCTGCCCGTCCTGTACTCGTTCCGCCGTTGTCCCTACGCCATGCGTGCGCGCCTGGCCCTGGCCGTGAGTGGGCAGGTGTGCGAACTGCGCGAAGTGGTACTGAGGAACAAGCCCCTGGGCCTGCTGCAAGCATCCCCCAAGGGCACGGTACCCGTGCTGGTGCTCCCTGGCGGCCAGGTGCTGGAGCAGAGCCTGGACATCATGCTGTGGGCGCTGGCGCAGAACGACCCGGAAGGCTGGCTCACCCCCAGCAACGGCACTGTGGCGGACATGCTGGCGCTGATTGCCGAATGCGACGGCCCGTTCAAGCAAGCGCTGGACCGGTGCAAATACCCCAGCCGCTACCCCGACGCCGACCCCGCCCTGGCCCGCACCCAGGCGGTGGATTGGCTGCAAACGCTGGAGGCAAGACTCGCCCACCATGCCTGCCTGTATGGCAACCGGGCAGCCCTTGCCGACATGGCCATTGCGCCCTTTGTACGGCAGTTTGCCGGCATTGATGACGTCTGGTGGAGTGCCCAACCGTGGCCGCGCTTGCAGGCCTGGCTGGCCCACTGGCAGGCAAGCCCGCTGTTTGAGCAGGTGATGCCCAAACTGCCCGCCTGGGTGGACGGAACGCAAGGCGTACCATTCCCGCACAGCAACGGGATGCCCGGCTGACGGCACCATCCCGAATCTGCTTGAGATCGGTGCCTTAGGCACCATCTGTTCCACAGCGCATCACGCTCCGTGGCACCAAAGGTCACCACGTAGCAGCCCTTCTCCACCTCATGCACCGCGCAGCCTCCCCAGGGCTTCACTGCGCAGAGCCCTCCCCAAACACCCACTCGCCCCCATTACCCCTGCATGAAAATCATCGACGAAATGTTGAACCTGGACCTGCTCACCCAAGAGCAGCACCTGCAAATCAGCGCCTGGATCGCGCGCTCCACCTCGCCGGAAGAGATATTGCAAATGCCGGCGCCACTGTGGCAAGCAGTGGAACGCGCCAGCCAGACCATGGGCATCAACGAGGACCTGCTGCGCCCGCCGTCGCTGGATGCAGGGGGTGTGGTGCTGGGCTAGTTGCAAGCCAATGCCGGCAAGGGCGTCTCTCACCGCAGAGGACCCGGTGTTTGAAAAACTTCCAGCATGAAAAAAGCGCTCCGTAGAGCGCTTTTTGGGGGCAGAGCCAGGGCTGCCGTCAAGCCACCGAGTAGCCGGAGCCCCGCTGGGTACCACCCTTCAAGGCCCGCACCAGCAGTGCCAGCAGCACCAGGCCAAAGCCCACAAAGCAGATGAACGACCAGTTGGCAATCGAGCCCCCGAGGAAAGTCCAGTCGATCGCGGTGCAGTCACCCGAACCGCGGAAGATCATGGGGATGGCGCGGCTGATGGGGTAGTTTTCGATCATGCCGTAGAAGTCGCGGCCGCAGGTCGCGATCTCCGGTGGGTACCACTGCAGCCA
Above is a window of Acidovorax sp. KKS102 DNA encoding:
- a CDS encoding rhodanese-related sulfurtransferase — protein: MDSVTPRFLTAALYQFVDLPDFAALREPLQTLCDANGVRGMLLLAPEGINGTIAGEPQGVHAVLAWLRSDARFTALQHKEALAERMPFYRMRVRLKREIVTLGVPGLNPARNAGTYVKPEDWNALIDDPGVVVVDTRNDYEVGIGTFERAINPHTQTFAEFPAWVEKEKQPGGVLAGKPKVAMFCTGGIRCEKSTAFLKSQGFDEVYHLEGGILKYLETVPEEDSRWHGDCFVFDERVSVGHGLAPGHHQLCRSCRMPLGEAELQSPHYVPGVSCPYCHGTRTPEQERALAERERQMQLARQRGQEHIGAQQPGRPPRTAAKDAGDDGVDGTT
- a CDS encoding glutathione S-transferase gives rise to the protein MTALPVLYSFRRCPYAMRARLALAVSGQVCELREVVLRNKPLGLLQASPKGTVPVLVLPGGQVLEQSLDIMLWALAQNDPEGWLTPSNGTVADMLALIAECDGPFKQALDRCKYPSRYPDADPALARTQAVDWLQTLEARLAHHACLYGNRAALADMAIAPFVRQFAGIDDVWWSAQPWPRLQAWLAHWQASPLFEQVMPKLPAWVDGTQGVPFPHSNGMPG
- a CDS encoding HD domain-containing phosphohydrolase, with translation MSKESTLNLFRRLEQLNGIGAALSRERDIDRLLENILEAAKTITGADGGTLYSVTDDQSALKFEILRTDSLGISLGGTTGKPIDLPLLPLRTADGGPNDSLVAAHAAIHDRTVNIADAYSAAGFDFSGTRAFDQRTGYRSQSFLTVPMKNHDLELIGVLQLINARDPDTGEVITFSQADQSLAESLASQAAIALTNRLLITQLERLFESFVNLINLAIDEKSPYTGGHCQRVPALTMMLAEAVDATREGPLAAFKMSDRDRYELKMAGLLHDCGKITTPVHVVDKATKLQTIYDRIGLVDTRFEVLKRDAELAALRRQLALRPVVDARAEGQELQALQHDIHALEEDREFLRRCNTGTEAMRPEDQQRVRDIAAMRHWRNPQGVQTSFLTAEEVENLTIRSGTLNQAERDTINYHIVATIKMLETLPWPRHLQNVPEYAGGHHERMDGKGYPRGLTREQMSLQARMMGIADIFEALTAADRPYKSGMTLSQAIAIMCKMRDNGHIDPDLFEVFVRERVYLRYGEQFLEAGQVDAVDVTAMGF
- a CDS encoding LysR family transcriptional regulator, with translation MHLPLNALRAFEASARHLNLTRAAQELHVTQTAVSQHIRKLEDRLGKPLFRRLPRGLALTDEGQALLPVVVESFGNLQRALEKLGDTRPREVLTVGAVGTFAVGWLLPRLRDFQQACPFVDLRLLTHNNRVDMAGEGLDYAIRFGDGAWHGTQADRIMDAPMSVMCSPALAHGLRTAADLARQPLLRSYRTDEWTAWFEAAGAPCPVVRGAVFDSSLTLAEAAAQGAGMALLPVKMFARELQQGRLAQPFAQELHRGAYWLTRLQSRPATGAMTAFRDWLLAQASAGAGGSTGTSTSAEKLE
- the bla gene encoding class A beta-lactamase, with protein sequence MQRRQFSLGLMAATTLPLWGCAAVRNPDRRDQTTRAWNEALASIERTAQGRLGVAMLDTGSGLALGWRQDERFAMASTFKAVLAGWMLALVDQGKERLDARVHYAAADVVAYSPVSGARAGDGGGLTVGELCAATVSLSDNTAANVLLARHGGPAGFTAFVRSLGDPITRLDRTEPTLNEAAVGDPRDTTTPLAMLQTLQKLVLGNALSPMSRAWLQRWLVETSTGDKRLRAGVPGWKVGDKTGTAGDSGTANDIGVLWPQGGGAPMLVTCYLTRSTASGEQRDAAIAQVARAVATARETFTRA
- the argA gene encoding amino-acid N-acetyltransferase, which produces MSAVFNFTFVPWFRSVAPYIHKFRNQTFVIGLTGEAIAAGKLHSIAQDLALIQAMGVKIVLVHGFRPQVNEQLAAKGHAAKYSHGIRITDSVALDCAQEAAGQLRYEIEAAFSQGLPNTPMAGATVRVISGNFLTARPVGIVDGVDFQHSGLVRKVDVAGIQRTLDMGALVLLSPFGFSPTGEAFNLSMEEVATSVAIELRADKLIFLTEVQGIRMSPTEPESDDNPIDTELPLAAAQALLAQLPPAQQPTDTGFYLQHCVKACKAGVERSHILPFAVDGSLLLEVYVHDGIGTMVIDEKLEELREATIDDVGGILQLIEPFEKDGTLVKRDRTEIERDIATYTIIEHDGVIFGCAALYPYPEAKTAEMAAVTVSPQSQGTGDGEKLLKRIEQRARLLGLDSIFVLTTRTMHWFIKRGFSPVDPDWLPDARKRKYNWDRKSQVLVKKL
- a CDS encoding serine hydrolase, translating into MPLQTSAPTPAADDHAATRHPPRSPSRRDWMAWAGTTAVAPWLPGCGGSNNPGPQLPATMAWGRQEIRQAMQASRARAASIALLQGERLVWQEAFGVLDDSTRTPATPDTRFNVGSVSKVLAALAVMVLVDRQLVELDAPVLHYLPQFAMLSPGYRDITVRHLLNHASGLPGTHTHNLFSFAPQPGYAAELEAALADVHLKHAPGAMAVYCNDGFTLVERIVLAVTGQAYPAFVQSAILNPLGMARSGYTLQPLPPGSFAHGYIGDARQGQEFVMGYATSGLCTTPGDMMKLAALLMRGGELDGQRIVSKAAVTEMGSTQHQDMRLSHLTPDWHAGLGWDSTQHPGLDAAGFVAWQKSGNTMFYASDFYVLPQAGLALLITGSAPGFKPGPVAEGILLRALHEIGQLRMLPPKVSAAFPAQATISSSAVDALLGIYGCSARPIKASSPDSQQVDLSIWSAKAQGWESLCTGLRLCSDGWWWSDAQPRTQYRWEQVEGRRYLLARETATAGHYGVATTVAQQMQRAPAPLPPQWSARLGSTWLLANEAPDSIPLAMGVGAASLQELPDLPGYLLWDDRQFLLPLSADRAGMAVQVPHNAGRDLVELVVHTHDKDEWVHAAGWMYRRHD
- a CDS encoding AAA family ATPase, with translation MHSAHPVRAQTAATITPVASSAELAQRQQALARAALQLKAELFGIDDVIDRVINAIRAWYVLPQLITRPVIVCLWGLTGTGKTQLTRRLAQLLGFYDRFVEVQMDGFSHGASYRSSSISGMLGDSGVHEGMPGILVLDEFQRFRTVDTKGADVKVERYQDVWTLLSDGRLPPALSALSNIERKLADAHYEAERAEDGDDDRAGKKPYRFQLDAWDAQELKRMLKLQEPLSAIMQWPPAKVQALFASFQQSSHAWETDYSKLLVFVCGNLDEMYHETAQRVEDCDTDADIFHRLTRKLSLIDVKKALGERFKPEQIARLGNEHVVYPSFSKATYERLIHNLCTRYVDDIAAQCGVRFAIGQDVLSELYANAVFPAQGTRPLFSSVHAILSANLVNAALWVVQEQLSLEQEFAIHLAPDKRHLLVSGQGPSGPVQAAFAVTLELNRLKQRANADFRALLAVHEAGHGLAYCVLFGHAPQEVKINIASFEGGYNSFSSLKATTRQNALDMMCVGLAGRVAEELVFGEMACTTGAEQDFKQVTAEAARYIRHHGFGARLARTDVTVEMDNHINTDIDPSNEAIEALMQQQYQRAQALLTTHHEALGRTVDALLAHGTIAPAEMVALLQCCGIALASPSDAAGTLPEEGLVLEPFGAKLSAFRARGAASAAPQLA